The following is a genomic window from Homalodisca vitripennis isolate AUS2020 chromosome 5, UT_GWSS_2.1, whole genome shotgun sequence.
TGTACGACATATTCGGAAAGTACGGTGCAATTCGTCAAATACGAGTGTAAGTCTAATTTCTTAGTGTAATTCATGGTCATGATATTATAATAGAGTTATGGTATTGTTTTTAAAGAGTGTTATCTTTGTATAGTCAAATCTTGTTTGACATAAAAATGAagtgttaaactttaaaatcaaaaaaatttgcaactgttgactttgcccagtctctccagtcatctttgttctgtttgtctaaatgtgccctaaccaggggaagCGACAAACACAGGTATGAGACTAGAGGTAGAGATatctaccgtactggaagacacagaacagtggtttatgagcacttaccttcgcaggcaggtgttcatttcattaacagattgccaaattctatgaaaaacacCCAATGCGTCAAAAGCTCGTTTTAagcgctttctggtgtcaaatgcattctacagcgttgacgagtttctggtgTTAATTGGTTGATcacccaattcgatgactgactccagcattagaagtgggttgagattggcgaaggatgaatgagactgaaatgtatgaaaaattatgtaagtttggacgtggtggtaatgtgtgtaagagtttaaaattttgtaattaattatcacgtttgccatacaatgtgcaattgttacgagcaattaaagatttgatttgattgaaagTATAGTAAGTAAAAAAGGTTTATAAAGGAGACGTAAAATGTAACATCCTAAACAGCATGCCTGCTTCCCTTGATGCCCCAGTTGGGAAGTTGGGTCAGTTCCATCCTAAACAGCATGCCTGCTTCCCTTGATGCCCCAGTTGGGAAGTTGGGTCAGTTCCATCCTAAACAGCATGCCTGCTTCCCTTGATGCCCCAGTTGGGGAAGTTGGGTCAGTTCCATCCTAAACAGCATGCCTGCTTCCCTTGATACCCCAGTTAGGAAGTTGGGTCAGTTCCATCCTAAACAGCATGCCTGCTTCCCTTGATGCCCCAGTTGGGAAGTTGGGTCAGTTCCATCCTAAAACAGCATTGCCTGCTTCCCTTGATGCCCCAGTTGGGAAGTTGGGAAGTTGGGTCAGTTCCATCCTAAACAGCATGCCTGCTTCCCTTGATGCCCCAGTTGGGAAGTTGGGTCAGTTCCATCCTAAACAGCATGCCTGCTTCCCTTGATAACCCAGTTAGGAAGTTGGATCAGTTCCATTCCTAAACAGCATGCCTGCTTCCCTTGATGCCCCAGTTGGGAAGTTGGGTCAGTTCCATCCTAAACAGCATGCCTGCTTCCCTTGATGCCCCAGTTGGGAAGTTGGGTCAGTTCCATCCTAAACAGCATGCCTGCTTCCCTTGATGCCCCAGTTGGGAAGTTGGGTCAGTTCACTCATATGTGAGTTAACTGCCTCATAACAAGAGGATTCGGATTCCAGTACCAGACCAATTGCTATGCATCAGAATAAGCATCGTATAAACCAAAAATACCAGTTTTAAATCGATCTGTTTTATGGCTGTGAAagaatatttaacatgttttgctgaattgttaaattttgtaatcgcTCTTGTATTTCAATGTGAGTCACAGATGACTCATATAGATGCataatttcatttacattttatggTTTACCGGTGAGTTATGTAGGTGACGGACTTTGATGTCTGACAGTTTCGTGTGAGACAGCACCAGAGCGCTCTAGGTGGAATTGTGCGAATGTTGAGTctagttccatttcaccttctgcttagtgcagtgtctgaaatctgatgctgtctcaaattataaatacttttaacccTTTCTACGCCGTAGAtgaatatattagaatggtaaacTTTGatcaaaacgccaaatacaggtATGTCCAATATTATAGTTTATGTCTCttgaagagttttttttattttacaaaaggcCTTCAAAATGCTCGGTGCACGCTCCGTGCTTATTGcagttgccaaggaagtatttataaatgaccttcaATCTGCGGTAGGATATCAATACCCCATACGCTCATTTTAAgaaaaatgccctgttttatacttattttgcttttaccttttataatttagttataataaaaattagctttgaacgtaaaaaaaacttttgcttGTGTTGGCGTTATAGgtaagttaatggatttattagtggcatgTGAAGGGTTAAGGGCAACGTACAAACAGTGATTGTGTTACAGGGGGAACACTCCCGACACGAGAGGCACTGCGTTTGTCGTCTACGAAGATATTTTTGATGCCAAGAACGCCTGCGATCATCTCTCAGGGTTCAACGTGTGTAACAGATATCTGGTGGTTCTGTACTATCAGGTAATGGAATCagttaacctttttaaaaattgattagtACTAGTTATTGAAATTTATGCGTacgttatgtattttatttcattttggtATATGCAGAATCAATTCAAAACttatttacataacaaatcaTATTTATGTCATTTCTGCCTTAAGTTAATAATTTGCTTGTATTTCAGGCCAACAAAGCATTCAAGAGGGTCGATGTCGACAAGAAGAAGGAAGAGATTGATAAAGTGAAGAGCAAGTATGGTCTTGATGAGAAGAAATAAACATTCCTTGAAGCGGAACTTTGATTGAAACTGTACATAAAACTGTTTGATACTTGTGGAATTCTAGCATAAGTGaattcatttttgtaacataaaatctatataattaaaaGCAGCAGTTTTTTcttgtgtatatatttaaaaattcaggtGTTTACAAAACATATGTTTGATTTTTACCTATATTACCAATTAGGAGTTTACCAAATATAGTAATAGgcaaacagtacaaaattaacagtattattagtattttctatTGTACTTGGTATATCGGATCATAAAGATGAGTTTTGTAACCAGGCAGTAACACACtgataaattatgaaaacaacaaCTATTAGTCAACAAACTTttttggaaatgtaaaaaaatttttgctatttttcaGGACATATTGAaggtaatatttccatttaaatagtTGCATTGTGTTGGGAAAAGATGCTCCATGTTGTAATTCAGGAAAATTCAAAAACAGAATCACACTTTACATTATAGCTCTGCTTTTTTACACTTAATTCTTTTATTGTTTGTCATCAGATTTGagataaaacaaagaaaatatttcagcACATGTAATGTTTCTGAATATCCCGAcgaatttcagttattttatattgacattttaaaaggctgctatttttaaatcatgaatagatctgaatagtttttaaacattatgaatgtTACTCTGAAAAGCATTTATAcagaactaaataaaaaattattcagtatacaatatttactaaaactaaaaataacaaaccttACCTATTTTCTGCATACTTTGTACAATAGATCATTATTCCAGTATATTTTGACTTCTAAATAATTCCTTAGAATATTGATAAATCAGTAAAACACTCTATACGTAATAGATTTTTGGTTCAACTAGgaaataaatagaacatttaatttaagattcattaatttatatacagtcTCATTTACATTAGTGCTATACTAATTTTCTAACAGTCTattataataaaagattaaaattgggttactatataaaaatttccattaaaaaagACATAGACAGGTCACAAGGCTGTGTAAATGATGGGATTACAGAATATGAGGTCAGCTATGAAAACTTCACCACATTCTGTAACTTGTGCAGTAGGCCTATCAGTGTTCAGGGATAATAATCAATAGTGTGTGGTATCCCCCATGTAGAGTTACTCCTGCCTCCTCCAGGTATAGTTATCATCTCCCCCTGCGCAGACATATAAGCGGTGTAGAAAACCTACAAATCTGTGTAAATTATGGTTGTAGAGAATATAAGATAAGCAGTGTAAACTCCTGCGTATTCTGTAGGTTTTCAATTATCGGCTGATATCTGTGTCCAGGGAGTCTGACCTTCACCATGCAGAATTGCTTGTGCTCTACCAGGTATAGTTATCGCCTTGTAAGCTGATGATACTATACtgtattcttatttaattacagtataaagtcatttaatttaataagtataatatcaatggccagaaataaaaattaaagtgactttacttttgaatttattttatgttcagaatttttgaaaacaacatacaaggtttttacaattatataatagcAATGGCCGGTAATAAAAAGtaatgtcattttaattttggattaattattttcagaatgtttgaaaacaacaatacaaggtttttacaattattcttgtttttgaatataaatttcattcacacacaaaaaactaaataaagagtctggctattttgcaaaatataaagtctttCTTGTAATAAAACTTCTATGCAGAATACTTTCCAATCTTTACAAATCTTGATCCAAGgctgtaattaatgttttatattacttttaaaagattgaacattaaaattacttgaaaattaaattcttgtgTAAATTGCAACAAATCTTAATTAATAAgatataacaaaactataaaatgtacgCAAAAGGTTAGCTAATCCAAAAGTTTAAAAGATCCCAAACATTACAAAAGTCCTGAATGTagaaaaaaatccaaaagttTGAACTAAAGTACTCTGAGAGTTTCCTGAAACCAAACAATTATGTTACACATTGGCTAACATTAAATAGGAACCTTCTTACTTTAAACATCTAAAATTTTCCAGACTCTCAAATTActaggaaattattttaaatttacaatgaaaatattaaaataaatttaattgaatcaaaCCCTGATTTACAATTGATGACGATTGGAGAACAGCCCAAAAGAAACTGTGTACCTTTACAATCTATAAATCGAAATATGCTTCACAGATCTAATGCACACTGAGCCAAGAAGATAAGGTTGGGGTAGGAGAGATGTACAGGCCACAATgacaaatcattttaaaaatcgAGCATGTCTGTCGACCAAGATCGGCTACATTTCTGGCCCATCCAATGCCTGCTGAGAAATACTGGTCTCATCGTTGCCTGAGTTCAACAAAGAGGCCTAGTCATGGGCCAAATgccacaaaacaaaattatattctgCTACTGGATGAATAGTAATCTGACAATTCAGCAGTGTCATTCAATATTGCCCTCTACATGGTATAACAATACCACAATGTAAATCCCTCGTTTACTAACCTAACTAAAACCAGTAAGATAGCATTTGGAAGGCAAACATCTGAAGTTCAAATTATTcctaatatatatgtataaatggaGCCACATGTTCGTTCCAGGTCCTGACTAAACACAATAATGTGACGTGGACACCACATATAGATACCCTTAACCAAAAACTGAATACTATTTGAATCAATAAGTTTGGATGTCAGAATTTGAAAATTACCTATAAATTAATCTGTAGAGCAACAGTAATGAGAATTACATTCAAATGTATACAcacaaagcaaattatttacaaacaatggcttctaatttttatgtcaaaaacaAAATAGTATTGGTGTTTTGTACTTCTCAACCAAAACCCATTATCTTGGGCATGTAATTGtgtaaaccactattttaatagtttaattttaacattgattttttttttaatttgagcaCAGGTTTTGTGAATTTACTATGTACCCATCTGAAAGTGCTAACTGTTATACTGCCAAAGAAACGCCaatatgttggtattttaaaacttgatttgtATAATTTTAGAATTCCATATGAATAGTATTCTTGTAAAATATGTACCCTTAATCAGATTACAAGCTTTCAAGTTATAAATTTTCGAAATTTCAGGTTAGTTTAAAAACACCTAAAACTGATACTTTTTTTGTCGTTAGACATATAGATTAgaagttattgtttataaaatgtgctTTATATATTATCTAAATTTAGGAACAAACTAAATTTTAGTGTAAATCCCATTATTGTAGCTCTACTGGTTAGTTTTTGGTTAACTTTTAAAGTCGCGAACTTTTTGTGGTGaactttttgatccgagagtaggcTATTCTatgataataaaagtaaaatcctTCAACACAGCTTATGTCAGCCTATTTCTTGCTTTTTGATGTCCAGGTGAGATGTGGCCTTGCTgtattggtgggggggggggggggtacaaCGGCAGCAAATTTAAAAAGGATTCTGATCACCCAAAAAATGTCCTAGCAGGTTTACATCACCTGGAAAGTTGCAGAGATGTTTTCAAATTCTTGACAATTATGGCAGTAGAGTATCTACACATACTGGAAGATGtagttaatgtatattttttttatggagAAGATATGCTTAGAGAAAGGAATATTCACTACTCTAATAACATAAATAGTGAATTATATCACCTTCCAGCATACCATTGTAGCTGTATGAATCTAAATCAACCTACATTGGAAGGAAACTACACAACACACTGCCACAAGAAGTGCAACCAACACTCACTAAAAGCAGTGCTGAAAGGATGGCTCTTGGACATACCCTTTTACTCTCTTGAAGAATTCTCACAAGGAACGTTTCAGAACTGTCCTATTCtaccataatatttaaatattttttaaactgtaaagacTCTCACACTGTTTGTAATCTGgatgtttattattaaaccttAGCAATTATAATACTGCATAAAACATCATATACTCTACGTGAATAGTTTCATCACCAGCATTAGGTTAATATGAGCCATGATAACACTGTTAATACCAATAACACTACAATGAAATCATAGTACTATTACGTAGAAACATAAATTTGGTTCTATTCAGTAATTAAAAGGCTACTCgaaatacaaatcataaaattGTTGTGACCGCTATTCTAAACTGGACTTAACTGAGTTATACTGCTCTTTATGTAATTGATTTGCGGTCTACTTCGAAAATCATTAGATTATGTTGTCTGTGAGCTAACTTTTGTCAACACATAGGACAAAGATAATACCATAAATTGTGAAAGTTAACTAACTCATTAGATATTGAAAtctctaattattaaatttcatgctATATATTTCTGGAGATTCGGAACAAATTTTATTACTGTAGAGTTAACTAAATATGTAGCATTCGTCAGAACTTGTTGGCAAAACACAGTTTATGCTCTCACGTCCCACTCATTCCTGCCGATActcccacttccagcgctggttATCGGTGTACTAATTAATGACCTAGAGTTGGTGGGTGATGTACTTCTGTTCGCAGATGATTCTACATTCTTTAAAGCGGGAGCCACACCTGAAGATGCGAGAGCTCAAGCGCTCGAAGTCCATGACAGAGCTAAGGAATGGTTTTCAGCCAACAAACTCAGTCTAAACCTTTCCAAAACGCAGGAGTTAACATGGACCTTATCTCTAGCTAACCGTACAGTTGGGAGTGTCAAACTTTTGGGCTTTACTCATGATTCCAAACTTGCGTGGAACGGGCATGTGGCAGAACTGAGTAAGAAACTGTCTCGAGTAACCTGCTTGTTGCGCAGACTGAAGCCTCTATTGACGGAAAAACACCTTGTCACTATATATCATGGGCTGTTTCATAGCCACATTCTCTACGGTCTGCTGCTCTGGGGTCATTCTTCTGGATGTGCCGAAATTTTATTGCTGCAAAAACATGCTGTGCATATCATCTCATCTGCAGGCTTCTTAGATCACTGCAAGCCCTTGTTCAACCGACTTAAGATCTTAACGGTTTTTAGCCAGTATGTTGTCGCCAGCTTGTTACATGTCAAGGAAAACCTTGCAGGCTTCGGAACTAGGGATGAAGCTCAGGATGCCTACAGGCTGAGGATGCCTACAACTAAATGCAGTCTCCTGTAGGCTAAGCAAGACAAGAGATTGTTTCCCCGCATTAGCATTAAGAATGTACAACTGCCTCCCTCAACATCTTAAAGCTCTTGAGAGCAGGACTTTGAATGCAGGCTTAGGAAGTGGTCCCTGGCCAACCCTCTCTACTCAATCAAAGATTTTTTCGAGAACGTAAGCAACATAGCCTAGCCTTGCCACCACTtgcatttgtaaatagtaaaatttagt
Proteins encoded in this region:
- the LOC124363980 gene encoding splicing factor 3B subunit 6-like, whose translation is MAMMQKRANVRLPPEVNRVLYIRNLPYKITAEEMYDIFGKYGAIRQIRVGNTPDTRGTAFVVYEDIFDAKNACDHLSGFNVCNRYLVVLYYQANKAFKRVDVDKKKEEIDKVKSKYGLDEKK